A region from the Brachyspira hampsonii genome encodes:
- the metX gene encoding homoserine O-acetyltransferase MetX, translated as MKNIKEHKNNEHENNDIKYFNYDKPFKFENGASINELTIAYTVNGHLNVNKDNAILVCHAFTGDADVLSWWENFVGKKKAIDTDKYFVICSNVLGGCSGTTGPSSKKPNSNSYYGTDFPTFTIKDMVKVQKILIDSLGINKLYCVAGGSMGGMQVLQWSASYPQMMEKAIVIASSMSHSPMQIALNEIARQAITEDTEWYGGKYYGMSTPDRGLALARMLGHITYMSEEYMRKKFGRKRKRAVKYFTPSFEVENYLHYNGEKFTARFDANSFLYLTKAMDFFDVKDEIKKIKHKKNINLEKVLVISFISDWLYPSTQSAEIVSAYQHSNINTIFHEIESNYGHDAFLLKNTEQTKYIKNFLNN; from the coding sequence ATGAAGAATATAAAAGAACATAAAAACAATGAACATGAAAATAATGATATTAAATATTTTAATTATGATAAACCTTTCAAATTTGAAAATGGAGCTTCAATAAATGAATTGACTATAGCGTATACTGTAAACGGACATTTAAATGTTAATAAAGATAATGCTATTCTAGTATGCCATGCTTTTACAGGAGATGCTGATGTTCTTTCTTGGTGGGAGAATTTTGTGGGTAAGAAAAAGGCAATAGATACAGATAAATATTTTGTAATATGTTCAAATGTTTTAGGAGGCTGCAGCGGAACAACAGGACCTTCTTCTAAAAAACCGAATAGCAATTCATATTATGGTACAGATTTCCCTACTTTCACAATCAAAGATATGGTGAAAGTGCAAAAAATATTAATTGATAGTTTAGGGATAAATAAACTCTATTGCGTTGCAGGTGGTTCTATGGGCGGTATGCAGGTATTACAATGGTCAGCTTCTTATCCTCAAATGATGGAAAAAGCAATAGTAATAGCGAGCTCTATGAGTCATTCGCCTATGCAGATAGCTTTGAATGAAATAGCAAGACAGGCAATAACCGAAGATACTGAATGGTACGGCGGAAAATATTATGGTATGTCTACTCCTGACAGAGGTCTTGCTTTGGCTAGAATGCTAGGACATATTACATATATGAGCGAAGAGTATATGAGAAAGAAATTTGGAAGGAAGAGAAAGAGAGCCGTTAAATATTTCACTCCTTCTTTTGAAGTAGAAAATTATCTTCATTATAACGGAGAAAAATTTACCGCAAGATTTGATGCTAATAGTTTTTTATATCTTACCAAAGCTATGGATTTTTTTGATGTTAAAGATGAAATAAAAAAAATAAAACATAAAAAGAATATTAATTTAGAAAAAGTTCTTGTTATATCTTTTATATCGGATTGGCTTTATCCAAGTACACAGTCAGCAGAGATAGTATCTGCTTATCAGCATTCTAATATAAATACTATATTTCATGAAATAGAATCTAATTACGGACATGATGCTTTTTTACTTAAGAATACAGAACAGACTAAATATATAAAAAATTTTTTAAATAATTAA
- the hcp gene encoding hydroxylamine reductase gives MDNKMFCYQCQETMNNTGCVTSGVCGKKPDLAYLEDLLVHVTKGLSNITTAIRKEGGKVDKKVNHDVTFNLFTTITNANFDKEVFYKRIEYTAKLCNELANQVKDKSLILEESLWTPKSKEDMDAKSKTVGVLEEKNEDIRSLKETVIYGVKGLSAYMRHANMLDYENEEVDAFIQRALNETLRNDINADELLSLVLETGKNGVDGMALLDKANTSTYGNPEITKVNIGVGKNPGILVSGHDLKDIEILLKQTEGTGVDVYTHSEMLPAHYYPELKKYKHFVGNYGGAWWDQRKDFESFNGPILMTTNCIVTPLASYKDRVYTTGAAGFEGLKHIESHTGKESDKDFTPIIEHAKKCEAPKEIESGFIVGGFAHNQVLSLKDKIAEAVKSGAIKRFIVMGGCDGRHKEREYYTEFAKKLPKDTVILTAGCAKYRYNKLDLGDINGIPRVLDAGQCNDSYSLAVIALELKDLFGLDDVNDLPIVYNIAWYEQKAVIVLLSLLYLGVKNIHLGPTVPGFLSPNVVNILVSKFGISGIRNVDEDLKKFNLIA, from the coding sequence ATGGATAATAAAATGTTTTGTTATCAATGTCAGGAAACAATGAATAATACTGGCTGTGTTACTTCTGGAGTATGCGGTAAAAAACCGGATTTAGCCTATTTAGAAGACTTACTAGTTCATGTAACTAAAGGGCTTTCTAATATAACAACTGCTATAAGAAAAGAGGGCGGTAAAGTAGATAAAAAAGTTAATCATGATGTAACATTCAATTTATTTACTACTATAACAAATGCCAACTTTGATAAAGAAGTTTTTTATAAGAGAATAGAATACACTGCAAAACTTTGCAATGAATTAGCAAATCAGGTAAAAGACAAATCACTTATACTTGAAGAATCTCTATGGACTCCTAAAAGCAAAGAGGATATGGACGCTAAATCAAAAACAGTAGGCGTATTAGAAGAGAAAAACGAAGATATAAGAAGCCTTAAAGAAACAGTTATATACGGAGTTAAGGGATTAAGTGCTTATATGAGACATGCTAATATGCTTGATTATGAGAATGAAGAGGTTGATGCTTTTATACAGAGAGCTTTAAATGAAACATTAAGAAATGATATAAATGCCGATGAACTTTTATCTTTGGTGCTTGAAACAGGTAAAAACGGTGTTGATGGAATGGCACTTCTTGATAAGGCTAATACTTCTACTTACGGTAACCCAGAAATTACAAAAGTTAATATAGGTGTAGGAAAAAATCCGGGAATATTAGTATCTGGTCATGATTTAAAGGACATAGAAATATTATTAAAACAAACAGAAGGCACAGGAGTAGATGTATATACTCACTCTGAAATGCTTCCTGCTCACTACTACCCAGAATTAAAAAAATATAAACATTTTGTAGGCAATTACGGCGGAGCTTGGTGGGATCAAAGAAAAGATTTTGAAAGTTTTAACGGACCTATACTAATGACTACAAACTGCATAGTAACTCCTTTAGCAAGTTATAAAGACAGAGTATACACAACAGGAGCCGCAGGTTTTGAAGGCTTAAAACATATAGAAAGCCATACTGGTAAAGAAAGCGATAAAGATTTTACTCCTATAATAGAGCATGCCAAAAAATGCGAAGCTCCTAAAGAAATAGAAAGCGGTTTTATAGTTGGAGGATTTGCTCATAATCAGGTATTATCTCTTAAAGACAAAATTGCTGAAGCTGTAAAATCCGGAGCTATAAAAAGATTTATTGTAATGGGCGGATGCGATGGAAGACATAAAGAGAGAGAATATTATACTGAGTTTGCAAAAAAACTTCCTAAAGATACTGTAATATTAACTGCAGGCTGTGCTAAATACAGATACAATAAATTAGATTTAGGAGATATTAACGGTATCCCTAGAGTGTTAGATGCAGGACAATGTAATGACTCATACTCATTAGCTGTTATTGCTTTGGAACTTAAAGACTTATTTGGTTTAGATGATGTTAATGACTTGCCTATAGTTTATAATATAGCTTGGTATGAACAGAAGGCTGTTATAGTTTTACTTTCATTATTATATTTGGGGGTAAAAAATATACATTTAGGACCTACAGTTCCAGGATTCTTATCACCTAATGTAGTTAATATATTAGTTTCAAAATTTGGAATATCTGGAATAAGAAATGTTGATGAAGATTTGAAAAAATTCAACTTGATAGCATAA
- a CDS encoding RrF2 family transcriptional regulator gives MIPISEASAIALHSAVYISIKEFASLKDIAERFDVSSNHLSKVLQALVKAGYLTSSKGPAGGFKIAEGKENTSFLDIYETIEGKNWQRSCLFHSKCGKYCSNCIMGDLVNDINRKFKNYMESHTIKDHYLLDKDFKINKTDDKKSKQKR, from the coding sequence ATGATCCCAATATCTGAAGCTTCAGCTATAGCTCTTCACTCTGCAGTGTATATATCTATTAAAGAGTTTGCATCTCTTAAAGATATAGCAGAAAGATTTGATGTTTCGTCCAATCATTTATCTAAAGTTCTTCAGGCACTTGTAAAGGCTGGGTATCTTACTTCATCTAAAGGACCTGCAGGAGGATTTAAAATTGCTGAAGGTAAAGAAAATACTTCTTTTTTGGATATATACGAAACTATAGAGGGTAAAAATTGGCAGAGAAGCTGTTTATTTCATTCTAAATGCGGTAAATACTGTTCAAACTGTATAATGGGTGATTTAGTTAATGATATAAACAGAAAATTTAAAAACTATATGGAAAGCCATACAATAAAAGATCATTATCTATTAGATAAGGATTTCAAGATAAATAAAACAGATGATAAAAAATCAAAACAAAAAAGATAA
- a CDS encoding O-acetylhomoserine aminocarboxypropyltransferase/cysteine synthase family protein, with protein MSRELKFETLAAHAGQDSNDIFGSRGVPVYKTTSYLFRDSKHAADLFGLKELGYIYTRLGDPTADVLEKRITAMEGGKASIAVSSGTNAIFYTIITICEAGDEIVSAFNVYGGTYSQFAAILPKLGINTKFVDAKDPANFAKAITDKTKLIFIETISNPSLDFTDIEAVAKIAHDAGIPLVIDATFTTPYLLQTIKHGADIVINSLTKWIGGHGSAIGGIITDSGNFNWQSDKFPLFSQPDSNYHGLRWAYDLPDELKNIAFTLRVRTVPLRNLGACLSPDNSWVFIQGTESLAVRMDRHCSNALKVAEFLEKDDRVEWVRYPGLKNDPSYNIASKYLKDKFGGMVVFGIKGGYEAAVKFIDNIKLFSHLVNVGDVKSLVAHPASTTHSQLSEEELKKGGISKNFIRLSIGIEHIDDILYYLDEALTIANK; from the coding sequence ATGTCAAGAGAATTAAAATTTGAAACATTAGCAGCACATGCAGGACAGGATTCTAATGATATATTCGGAAGCAGAGGAGTTCCGGTATACAAAACTACTTCATATTTATTTAGAGATTCAAAACATGCTGCTGATTTATTTGGTTTAAAAGAACTTGGTTATATTTATACAAGACTTGGAGATCCTACCGCAGATGTATTAGAAAAAAGAATCACTGCTATGGAAGGCGGTAAAGCATCCATTGCGGTATCATCTGGAACAAATGCAATATTCTATACTATAATCACTATATGTGAGGCAGGAGATGAAATAGTTTCAGCATTCAATGTATATGGAGGTACATATTCACAATTTGCAGCAATACTTCCTAAACTTGGAATTAATACAAAATTTGTAGATGCTAAAGATCCTGCTAATTTTGCTAAGGCTATCACTGATAAAACTAAATTAATATTTATAGAAACAATTTCAAACCCTTCATTAGATTTTACAGATATTGAAGCAGTTGCAAAAATAGCACATGATGCGGGAATACCTCTAGTTATAGATGCTACTTTTACAACCCCTTATCTTTTGCAGACTATCAAACATGGTGCAGATATTGTAATCAACTCACTTACAAAATGGATAGGCGGACATGGAAGTGCTATAGGAGGAATAATCACTGACAGCGGCAATTTTAATTGGCAAAGCGATAAATTCCCTCTATTTTCACAACCTGATTCAAATTATCATGGATTAAGATGGGCTTATGATTTACCAGATGAGCTTAAAAATATAGCATTTACTTTGAGAGTAAGAACTGTACCGCTTAGAAATTTAGGTGCTTGTCTTTCTCCTGATAACTCTTGGGTATTCATTCAGGGAACAGAGTCTTTAGCAGTAAGAATGGACAGACATTGCTCTAATGCTTTAAAAGTTGCTGAGTTTTTAGAAAAAGATGATAGAGTTGAATGGGTGAGATATCCTGGACTTAAAAATGATCCTTCATATAATATAGCAAGTAAATATTTAAAAGATAAATTTGGAGGAATGGTTGTATTTGGTATAAAAGGCGGATATGAAGCTGCAGTTAAATTTATAGATAATATAAAATTATTCTCCCATTTGGTGAATGTCGGAGATGTTAAAAGTTTAGTTGCACATCCTGCTTCTACTACGCATTCTCAATTATCTGAAGAAGAATTGAAAAAGGGAGGAATAAGTAAAAACTTCATCAGGCTTTCAATAGGTATAGAACATATTGATGATATACTTTATTATTTAGATGAGGCTTTAACTATAGCAAATAAATAA